A genomic stretch from Sphingobacterium sp. ML3W includes:
- a CDS encoding glycoside hydrolase family 95 protein, with protein MSRSSKINLRKGKLLCTLVVFFFSGNLFGQVQGGKLWYRQPAKQWEETLPLGNGKIGMMPDGGLKNDHIVLNDITLWSGSPQDANNYEASRYLDSIRNLIKNGKNDLAQRLIDQHFICKGPGSGGKQWGCYQVLGNLMLAFDGETDLTAVQNYRRELDLNKAMAKTSYELKGVRYSREYWTSFADDLGVIRLQSSKKGQISLEIKIERPERATSKTEDGELVLVGQLDNGVDGKGMQFKTRVRAQIKGGKQLVKGQSIVIQQADEVLIYVSTDTDFKGKDFERTTAETLTRALKKSYSQQYAEHLQNYLAKFNRLSLRLGQSKDDLPTDQRLVAFGKEPDQDPGLAALFYQYGRYLSISSTRLGLLPPNLQGLWANQIQTPWNGDYHLDINVQMNHWHLGAANLGELNEPLVGLVEGLMAPGAKTAKAYYNAPGWVAHVITNVWGYTEPGESASWGIANAGSGWLCNNLWEHYLYTEDMGYLRRIYPILYGAAQFYSSALTEHPTKGWLLTSPSVSPENSFKLPNGQQANVTMGPTIDNQIVRELFENIIHAAGLLGNQSDPFLTKVAAQLKRLAPAVQLAKDGRIMEWIEDYEEVDPQHRHISHLYGLYPGYLIRYDEHPDWQLAAKKSLDVRGDDGPSWAIAHKLLFWTRLHEGERAYKLFRQLMTPRVDTHINYGAGGGVYANLLTAGPPFQIDGNFGGAAGIAEMLVQSHQDTVYLLPAVPQAWKKEGRVRGMRIKGNHTLDMEWKDGKILNYQIYSPKSQQLNVCIDHNWIAYRTKEK; from the coding sequence ATGAGTAGATCATCAAAAATAAATCTTCGGAAAGGTAAGTTACTCTGCACGCTTGTGGTTTTCTTTTTTTCGGGCAACTTATTTGGGCAAGTGCAGGGGGGCAAACTTTGGTATCGGCAGCCGGCAAAACAATGGGAGGAGACCTTACCCCTGGGCAATGGAAAAATTGGCATGATGCCCGATGGTGGATTGAAGAATGACCATATTGTACTCAATGATATCACCCTATGGTCGGGAAGTCCTCAGGATGCCAATAATTATGAGGCCAGCAGGTATTTGGATAGTATTCGAAATCTGATCAAAAACGGGAAAAACGACCTTGCTCAGCGTCTGATAGACCAGCATTTTATCTGCAAAGGCCCGGGATCGGGCGGCAAGCAATGGGGCTGTTATCAAGTACTCGGCAATCTGATGCTTGCATTTGACGGAGAAACGGATCTCACCGCAGTGCAGAACTATCGCCGGGAACTGGACCTCAATAAGGCGATGGCAAAAACAAGCTATGAGCTCAAAGGCGTCAGGTATAGCCGCGAATATTGGACAAGCTTTGCTGATGACCTGGGCGTTATTCGTTTACAGAGCAGCAAAAAAGGACAGATTAGCCTGGAAATCAAGATTGAACGTCCCGAAAGGGCTACTTCCAAGACCGAGGATGGCGAGCTTGTTTTGGTAGGACAATTGGACAATGGTGTAGATGGTAAAGGAATGCAGTTCAAAACACGTGTCCGCGCGCAGATAAAAGGAGGAAAACAGCTGGTAAAAGGACAATCTATTGTTATTCAACAGGCTGACGAAGTGCTAATTTACGTGTCAACAGATACTGATTTTAAAGGTAAGGATTTTGAGCGTACGACAGCTGAAACGCTAACAAGGGCTTTGAAAAAATCCTATAGCCAGCAGTATGCTGAACATCTGCAAAACTATTTGGCAAAGTTCAACCGTTTGTCGCTCCGATTGGGGCAGTCGAAAGATGACTTACCGACCGATCAGCGTTTGGTGGCTTTCGGTAAAGAACCGGATCAGGATCCAGGATTAGCGGCGCTATTCTATCAGTATGGTCGCTACCTGAGTATCAGCAGTACGCGTTTAGGCTTGCTACCACCAAACTTACAGGGCTTATGGGCAAATCAGATTCAGACGCCCTGGAATGGGGACTACCACCTGGATATCAATGTGCAGATGAACCATTGGCACCTCGGGGCGGCTAATCTGGGGGAGCTCAATGAACCCTTGGTGGGTCTTGTGGAAGGCCTTATGGCCCCGGGAGCAAAGACCGCGAAAGCGTACTATAATGCACCGGGCTGGGTAGCCCATGTGATCACCAATGTATGGGGCTATACCGAACCGGGAGAGTCTGCTTCCTGGGGAATTGCCAATGCGGGCTCGGGCTGGCTCTGCAATAACCTCTGGGAACATTACCTCTATACTGAAGATATGGGCTATCTACGGCGGATATACCCGATTCTCTATGGGGCAGCACAGTTTTACTCCAGTGCCCTGACCGAACACCCAACCAAGGGCTGGCTGTTGACTTCGCCTTCTGTATCTCCCGAAAATTCCTTCAAGCTCCCTAATGGGCAGCAGGCAAACGTCACGATGGGGCCAACAATAGATAATCAGATCGTACGCGAATTATTTGAAAATATCATTCATGCAGCGGGATTATTGGGCAATCAATCGGATCCTTTTTTAACGAAGGTTGCGGCGCAACTGAAACGCTTAGCACCAGCGGTGCAGCTAGCCAAAGATGGCCGTATCATGGAATGGATCGAAGATTATGAAGAGGTGGATCCGCAGCATCGGCATATCTCGCATTTGTATGGCTTGTATCCGGGCTATCTGATCCGTTATGATGAACATCCAGACTGGCAGCTTGCCGCTAAAAAAAGCCTGGATGTACGGGGGGATGATGGACCGAGTTGGGCCATTGCCCATAAACTACTGTTTTGGACCAGATTGCATGAAGGCGAGCGGGCTTATAAATTATTTCGGCAACTCATGACTCCACGTGTCGATACACATATCAATTATGGCGCCGGTGGTGGTGTTTACGCCAATTTGCTAACAGCAGGGCCCCCATTTCAGATCGATGGTAATTTTGGTGGAGCAGCGGGTATCGCCGAGATGCTGGTGCAGTCCCATCAGGATACGGTGTATCTTCTACCGGCGGTTCCTCAGGCCTGGAAAAAAGAAGGCCGGGTGAGGGGTATGCGCATCAAGGGAAATCACACGCTAGATATGGAATGGAAAGATGGTAAGATACTGAACTATCAGATTTATTCACCCAAATCACAACAACTTAACGTATGTATAGATCATAACTGGATCGCCTATCGTACAAAAGAAAAATAA
- a CDS encoding sialate O-acetylesterase, with protein sequence MIKPKQYKRTLLALLLSVASGFSALQAKVQLPAFIGDNMVLQQKEKVKIWGTSTAVGKELSVNTSWNNKSYQVEVDQQGGWQVYLETPKYGGPYQITINDGDQLILKNILIGEVWFCSGQSNMEMPLAGWGKIDNFEQEIKAANFPNIRILQIPKATANQPTTAVQVESGGWNPVTPQSIPEFSATAYFFAREIYEKTGIPIGLIHSSWGGTIIEAWMSREALSPFSTYTAAIEKIQRPDAQEIYAKDLAEWNRVAEQQDQVKTATQGEWFAPQLDKSTWFTITIPSFFDRNLFPGMDGVVYFGKDVALPAHWQGKPLKLILGAIDDNDITYVNGTKVGETVGYDQIRKYTIPATANNGSLLHIAVRVFDGAGDGGIYGGTEQPRLEGPNGEQLSLVGDWKCKVGYDLAKLPAKPNAMEGPNRPTVLYNAMVKPFVDFKIKGAIWYQGESNADSKDAPYQQLLPALIQDWRQQWNNEKMPFYFVQLANFKAKSLTPQPSSWARLREAQRQTLKLPYTGMAVIADIGDAQDIHPKNKQDVGRRLGWIATAQLYGKKIPYSGPVLEHWTTKAAEMELSFNPMGKKLVLKEADKRSGSFTIAGADQVFYPAEVKQVGNKLIVSAKEVPSPVAVRYGWADNPDLILYNEAGVPGSPFRTDDWTKN encoded by the coding sequence ATGATAAAACCTAAACAGTATAAACGGACTTTGTTGGCCCTGCTACTCAGCGTTGCCAGTGGATTTTCTGCCCTACAGGCCAAAGTACAGCTGCCGGCTTTTATTGGCGACAATATGGTGCTGCAGCAGAAAGAAAAGGTCAAGATATGGGGAACCAGTACAGCAGTAGGCAAGGAACTTAGCGTAAACACCAGCTGGAACAACAAGAGCTATCAGGTTGAGGTCGATCAGCAAGGAGGCTGGCAAGTCTATCTGGAGACGCCGAAATACGGTGGACCCTACCAAATTACCATCAACGATGGTGATCAATTGATCCTAAAGAATATTCTGATCGGTGAAGTCTGGTTTTGTTCAGGACAGTCAAATATGGAAATGCCCCTGGCGGGCTGGGGCAAGATCGACAACTTTGAGCAGGAAATCAAAGCAGCCAACTTCCCTAATATTCGTATTTTGCAGATTCCAAAAGCAACCGCCAATCAACCTACCACAGCAGTGCAGGTGGAATCCGGTGGATGGAATCCGGTGACGCCACAAAGTATTCCGGAGTTTTCGGCGACAGCCTATTTTTTTGCACGTGAGATCTACGAGAAAACAGGCATTCCCATTGGCCTGATCCATTCCTCCTGGGGCGGAACAATCATTGAAGCCTGGATGAGCCGGGAGGCACTTTCACCTTTTTCAACCTATACGGCAGCCATTGAGAAAATCCAACGTCCGGATGCACAGGAAATCTATGCGAAAGATCTGGCTGAATGGAATCGCGTCGCCGAACAGCAGGATCAGGTGAAGACAGCAACGCAGGGCGAGTGGTTTGCACCACAACTGGATAAGAGTACCTGGTTCACGATTACAATTCCTAGTTTTTTTGACAGGAACCTGTTTCCGGGAATGGATGGTGTCGTTTATTTTGGCAAAGACGTTGCACTACCGGCACATTGGCAAGGTAAACCCCTCAAGTTGATTTTGGGAGCAATTGATGACAACGACATAACCTATGTCAATGGTACAAAGGTGGGCGAAACTGTCGGTTATGATCAGATTCGGAAGTATACCATTCCTGCAACGGCCAATAATGGCAGCCTATTGCATATCGCCGTTCGCGTATTTGATGGAGCCGGCGATGGCGGAATATATGGCGGTACAGAACAGCCGCGACTGGAAGGACCAAATGGCGAACAGCTATCTCTCGTTGGAGACTGGAAATGCAAAGTTGGTTATGATCTGGCGAAGCTGCCGGCAAAACCTAATGCGATGGAGGGTCCCAATAGACCTACTGTGCTCTATAATGCTATGGTTAAGCCTTTTGTGGATTTTAAAATAAAAGGTGCCATTTGGTACCAGGGTGAAAGTAACGCGGATTCAAAAGACGCTCCTTATCAGCAACTGCTGCCCGCACTGATTCAGGACTGGCGCCAGCAGTGGAACAATGAAAAGATGCCTTTTTATTTTGTTCAACTGGCCAACTTTAAAGCGAAAAGTTTAACACCGCAGCCTTCTTCCTGGGCGAGATTACGGGAAGCGCAGCGCCAAACACTCAAATTGCCTTATACAGGTATGGCAGTCATTGCAGATATCGGCGATGCACAGGATATCCATCCGAAAAACAAGCAGGATGTCGGTAGAAGGCTTGGCTGGATCGCAACAGCGCAGCTGTATGGTAAGAAGATCCCTTATTCGGGCCCTGTTCTTGAGCATTGGACGACAAAAGCTGCAGAAATGGAACTTAGCTTTAACCCTATGGGCAAAAAGCTTGTGCTGAAAGAAGCGGATAAACGTAGCGGTAGTTTCACAATTGCTGGTGCCGATCAGGTCTTTTATCCTGCAGAAGTCAAACAGGTCGGAAATAAGCTGATCGTATCTGCCAAAGAAGTACCATCACCCGTCGCAGTGCGTTATGGCTGGGCGGATAACCCAGACCTGATTTTATACAACGAAGCCGGTGTACCTGGATCTCCCTTCCGAACCGATGACTGGACAAAAAACTAA
- a CDS encoding alpha-galactosidase, protein MPTLHFKHVVLGLLMTQGLVHLEAQAQSGQIPIETRSNALVLEYDSTKTLKMLYYGEKLRDSKEYSTIASSYRQLTDYSGLSNAAYTPSGSKNLLEPAISIVHADGNRSLDLRYEKHAVNNLDANVKQLDITLKDPVYDIYVVLHYKSFLNEDIIEQWTTIQNKEKKVVTLEKFASANLTLRSNAYWLRQYHGDWAKEMQVEEAPLTHGIKVLDSKLGTRANLFQPPSFMVSLGKAASEDEGTVLMASLGYSGNFKVDFEVDYLNNLRIIAGINNYASNVKLASNQEFTTPKLIYTLSTKGKGTASRNLHNWARKYQLLDGNGERLTLLNNWEATYFDFNEQKLKGLLQDTKKLGVDLFLLDDGWFGNKYPRNSDHSSLGDWQPNRTKLPNGIATLVEEATKQGVKFGIWVEPEMVSPKSELYEQHPDWVVKQPQREEHYFRNQLILDLTNPKVQDFVFNILDDLFTKNPALAYIKWDCNAVIYNAHSAFLKDQGAFYVSYVEGLYKVLERIRSKYPKVPMMLCSGGGGRVDYAALRYFTEFWPSDNTDPLERIFMQYEYSYFFPAISTSNHVTDWGKQPLKFRTDVAMMGKLGFDIVVSHLKEQDLLFCQQAVKNYDALKATIWHGEQYRLADPREGDFAALSYVNSEKTEAVIFNYLVNNRYGVGTTDPVRLKGLDAQKQYRVEEINLYPGTKSSLGQGQTYSGDYLMKVGVNPDLNSNRTSVLLKISAL, encoded by the coding sequence ATGCCAACCCTTCATTTTAAACATGTTGTACTCGGGCTTTTGATGACCCAGGGGCTTGTCCATCTCGAAGCACAGGCGCAGTCCGGACAGATTCCCATAGAAACCAGGTCGAATGCGCTTGTGTTGGAGTACGATTCCACGAAAACGTTGAAAATGCTCTATTACGGTGAAAAATTGCGTGATTCAAAAGAGTATTCGACCATTGCAAGCAGCTATCGACAATTGACAGATTATAGTGGACTGTCCAATGCGGCTTATACGCCTTCCGGTTCAAAAAATTTGCTGGAACCAGCGATTAGTATCGTCCATGCGGACGGTAACCGCTCTCTCGACCTGCGCTATGAAAAGCATGCGGTGAACAACCTGGATGCCAATGTCAAACAGCTTGATATCACCCTAAAAGATCCGGTATACGATATTTATGTCGTTTTACACTACAAATCGTTTTTGAATGAGGATATCATCGAGCAGTGGACAACCATCCAAAATAAGGAAAAGAAAGTCGTCACGCTGGAAAAATTTGCTTCGGCCAACCTGACCTTGCGCTCCAACGCATATTGGCTACGGCAGTACCATGGAGACTGGGCAAAAGAAATGCAGGTGGAAGAGGCTCCGTTAACACATGGCATTAAAGTGCTGGACAGTAAGCTCGGAACACGAGCGAATTTATTCCAGCCACCTTCCTTTATGGTGTCATTGGGCAAGGCGGCATCCGAAGATGAAGGAACGGTCCTGATGGCAAGCCTAGGGTATAGTGGAAATTTTAAGGTGGATTTTGAAGTGGATTACCTCAATAACCTACGTATTATTGCCGGAATAAACAACTATGCTTCCAATGTGAAATTGGCCAGCAACCAGGAGTTTACAACACCCAAATTGATCTATACCTTGTCAACAAAGGGAAAAGGCACCGCCTCCCGAAATTTGCACAATTGGGCCCGTAAATATCAGCTGCTGGATGGAAATGGCGAACGCCTGACTTTACTCAATAATTGGGAGGCGACTTATTTTGATTTTAATGAGCAAAAATTAAAAGGTTTGCTCCAGGATACCAAAAAACTAGGGGTAGACCTATTTTTATTGGATGATGGCTGGTTTGGAAATAAATATCCGCGTAACAGCGATCACTCCAGTCTAGGAGATTGGCAACCGAACCGGACAAAACTGCCCAATGGTATCGCGACACTCGTGGAAGAAGCGACTAAGCAGGGCGTTAAATTCGGTATCTGGGTAGAACCCGAAATGGTTAGCCCCAAATCCGAACTCTACGAACAACATCCGGACTGGGTCGTCAAACAGCCGCAGCGGGAAGAACATTACTTCCGCAATCAGTTGATCCTGGATCTGACAAATCCCAAGGTGCAGGATTTTGTCTTTAACATCCTGGACGACCTGTTTACCAAAAATCCGGCATTGGCCTATATCAAATGGGACTGTAATGCGGTCATTTACAATGCGCATTCCGCATTTCTAAAAGACCAGGGTGCTTTCTATGTTTCTTATGTGGAAGGCTTATATAAGGTATTGGAACGTATTCGTTCGAAGTATCCGAAGGTGCCGATGATGTTATGTTCGGGCGGGGGTGGACGCGTGGACTATGCGGCACTTCGGTACTTTACCGAATTCTGGCCTTCGGACAATACAGACCCTTTGGAGCGTATTTTTATGCAGTACGAGTATTCTTACTTTTTCCCGGCAATCAGCACTTCAAACCATGTGACAGACTGGGGAAAACAACCGCTCAAATTCCGGACGGATGTAGCCATGATGGGTAAACTGGGTTTTGATATTGTGGTGAGCCATCTGAAAGAACAGGATCTGTTATTCTGCCAGCAGGCGGTAAAGAATTACGACGCGCTTAAAGCAACAATCTGGCATGGGGAGCAGTATCGTTTGGCCGATCCACGTGAAGGTGACTTTGCCGCCCTGAGCTACGTGAATAGCGAAAAAACTGAGGCTGTCATCTTCAACTACCTGGTCAATAACCGCTATGGTGTCGGAACAACCGATCCCGTCCGTTTAAAAGGACTGGATGCCCAAAAGCAATATCGGGTGGAGGAGATCAACTTGTATCCGGGAACCAAGTCGAGCTTAGGCCAGGGACAAACTTATTCGGGGGACTACCTGATGAAAGTTGGCGTAAATCCTGACCTGAATAGCAACCGTACCAGTGTTTTACTAAAAATATCGGCACTTTAA